The DNA window GCCGGGTCCGCCTGCTTGTGCTCGGCGATGATGACGATGTTGGGCCCTCCGACGAGGTTGCTCGGATGCTGTGACGGCGTGGACTTGTCGCCGCGAGTGACCATGAGTCTCACGTGAACACCGTCCGACATGCCGTTGCGCTCGACAGTGTCGTAGAGAGCGGCGCTCAGATCCTCCCGAGACATTCCGATCTCGAGGTCGATGGCCGCGGCGTTCCGGTACAGGCGATCGAGGTGGCGATCGAGGAAAGCAAGCGTCCCCCGGTGGAGCCGCACCCCCTCCCAAACCCCGTCTCCGACCAGGAATCCGCTGTCGAACACGGAGATCTTCGCCTCGTCACGAGGGTGGAGGACACCGTTGACATAGACGAGAACGTGTTCATTTCGACCGTCGTGGACGGCGGCGTGGGTGGATGCCATCAGCGAAAGCTACTCGCAGCGAGCGACCGCGACGGCGTCCGAGTCGAGGCTGTATCGGTGATCGGCCACCCCGACCCGGTCGCGGAACTCGTGGCCGCACCAACCGACGATCTCGGAGACGACTCCTGCCCATCCGAGGTCCACTGCCGAGGCAGCCCCGCCAGACGACGGTACGACCGGAGCGTCGCCAGCCACCAGGTCGGCGCCACGACGGACCACCGAAGCGGTCGAGAACCTGACCAAGCCGCTCAAACGAACCGGATTGGTATCCCGCCGACTCTGCAACCAGCGCATCGCGGCGCCCTCTACACCTGCAAACCCGACCACGACCTACTCGCCGCCATCACGTCCCGCTGCATCCGAACCAGCCGATTCCCACCCGGGTGAGAGGAGTCGGCTCATCTGCCGAATCGGCGCTCCCTTCGAGTGAAGTCGCGTAGTGCCCTCAGGAAGTCGACCCGGCGAAACTGCGGCCAGAACACATCGACGAACGAGTATTCGGCGTATGCCGACTGCCACAGCAGGAAGCCGGACAGGCGGGCTTCTCCGCTCGTGCGGATGACGAGATCCGGGTCGGGGAGGTCGGCGGTGTACATGTGCTTCGCCAGCGTGTCGGCGTCGATGTGGTCGGCGATCGCATCGGCGGCGATGCCTTCTGCAGCGAGCTTCGTGACGAGGTCTCGGGTTGCGTCGACGATCTCCTGCCTGCCGCCGTAGCCGAGCGCCAGCGTGATCCGCCTCTTGCCGCCGGAGCACTCCTCTTCGAGTCGCTTGGCAGCTGCGGCCACGTCCCTGGGCACGAGGTCGAGCGAGCCGATGAACCGCACCGAGACGTCGTGGTCGCCGATCGCCGATGGCATCCTCTCGAAGAGCTCGACGAACACCTCGAACAGGGTGTCGAGCTCGCCGGTGTCGCGGCCGAGGTTCTCCTTGGACAGCAGCCAGCAGGTGACGGCGGGCACATCAAGCTCCCGAGTCCAGTGGATGAACTCGATCAACTTGTCCGTGCCGACCCGGTAGCTCGCCCGATAGTCCGGGAGGCCCTCGACTCGGGCGTAGCGCCGGTGACCGTCGAGGATGACGCCGATGTGGCGGGGCAGTTTGCCCTTGTCGAGGTCGGCGACGAGGCGCGCCTCGTAGAGGCGGTAGAGGGGCTTGGTGAGGATGTCTCTGGTGCGGGCCATCGAGTCCAATGCTATTGCTCGCCGCGAGATCTGCCGCCATTTGTGCGCAGCGGGAAGTCATGCGCGAGAATGTGGCGGCACCAGGTAGTCGAGCCCCAATCATGGAGAAGGAGCTGTCATCGTCATGGCGATGTCCAAGGAGCACAAAGCTGCGCTCGCGCAGGGACGCAAAGAGTCGAAGGCGATCAAGCAATATTTGGAGGGAATGGCGAGTCGCAGGCCGGGTCGACCTGTCAACGCCTCCTCGTTGAAGTCGAAGCTGGCCCGTCTCGAGTCGCAGCTGGCCGCCAATGCCGATCCACTTCGTCGCGTCGGTTTGCTTCAGCAGCGGCTCAACGCGCGGAACCAACTCGACTCACTCGAGCACTCCACGGATGCTTCCGAGCTGGAGCGGGGCTTCGTCGAGAACGCCAAGGCGTACTCGCAGCGGAAGGGCATCAGCTACGCGGCTTGGCGCGAGGCGGGCGTCCCGGCGGCCGTCCTCAAGCGTGCCGGGCTCTCCCGGTCCCGCTGATTCTCTACAGCGCCAAGGGCGTCATGCCGATCATTGCGGCATTGCCAGCAATGGAAGGCGATGACCAATCCAAAGGGTGACGTTCAATTCGACGTGGTCGACAGCGGCTACGACATCGAGCAGGTGAACCAGTACATCGAGCGGGCCGACTCCTCAGACGCCCCGAGCCGGCTGAACGCCGAGCTCCTGAAGCGGGCCACGAAGCGGATCGAGGAGCTGGAGCACAGTCTCTCGACCGCTCCGCCCGATGCGGCCGGCGTCCGCGAGCTCGAGTCGCGCATGCGGGACCTGCACGCCGAGGTCGGGGACCGCATCGGGACGATGTCGACGGCATACCAGCGGCTCGTCTCCGAGCTGCGCACGATGTCGGTGTCACTCCAGGAGTTGTCTGCGCTCTCCGCCGCCATGTCCGAGACGCTCCAGGACGTGAATGCCGCCGGCTCGCAGATGGCCAGGCCGGAGGTGGATTCCCCGTTCGCGCTCGACGTCCCCACGCCTGCCGTCCCCGTGCAGGCGGTGGCGGCCGACCGCGTTGAGGTCTCCGAGGAGCCGGCCGCAGCGCAACCAAGCCCGCCGGCCCCCGCAGCGCAACCAAGCCCGCCGGCCCCCGCAGCGCCGTCGGGTGAGGACTCTGCGCTCGCAGCTGTGGCCGACCGTCTGCTGGCAACGCTCGCCGGAGTGGAGGCTTCGCTCGATGCCGCCGTCGACGGAGATGCGTGGATGAACGTCGGCATCGACGGAACGGACGACGACTCGGCGCAGGAGGACGAAGAGGTCGAAGTGCCGCCCGTGGAGGCGGAAGTGGAGATCGCTGCCGAGGAGCCGGAGCCCCCCGCTCCGGACGTGGACGCCGCCGAGAAGCGCCGCCGGGACGTCGACGCCGCAACGAAGCGCCGGGAGGACGATGACGCGGCCGCGTCCGGACGCACGGGCTCGTTCTACTCGCGACGCTCAGCGAAGCTTCCCCGCCTGGCCGACGCCGGACAGGATGCCCTCGCGGCGGCCAAGTCGCTGCGGGGCGTCCTCAACGACTGACCGCTCGGCCCGGCCGGCGACGGACTTCGATACACCTGCCGTAACCCGCTGCTGCGCGTAAGCTCTCGCAACGGCGCCACTCCAGCTCGCAGAGCGCCGGACCGAAGTAGAGGTAGTGGAAGAGGCAAGACTCAAGCTCGGCCGCATGGAGAACCCGGTGCGCGGGTTCCTCCACGGCACGGCAGCGGTTGCCGCCCTCGTGGCGACGATCGCACTGATGCTGCGGGCGACCACCGTGACCGGGATGCTGGCGGGGCTGGTGTTCGGCATCGGGCTGGTCGCCGTCTACGTCACGAGCAGCCTGTATCACTCGATTCCGTGGGGGCCACGCAACAAGGTCAGGATGCAGCGGGCCGACCACGCCATGATCTTCGTGCTCATCGCAGGCACGTACACGCCGGTGGCAGCCGCCCTCGGCGGCCGCTTGGCTCTTCTCACCCTCCTCGTCGCCTGGAGCATCGCGATCACAGGCATCCTGCAGCACCTCGCCTTCCCTCGGCATGACCAGCGTCTTTCGATCGCACTCGCCACGACGATGGGCTGGCTCGCGGTCGCCATCCTCTGGCCGATGGCGCAGGCCGGCGGTCCGGCTGCCGTGATCCTCATCGCCGTCGGAGGCGTGTTCTACACGGTCGGCATGGTGTTCATGGTGACCCGCCGCCCGCGGCTGTGGCCCCGCGTGTTCTCGGCGCACGAGCTGTTCCATGTCTTCGTGATCGTCGGGTCGACCTGCCACTTCGCCGCCAACTACCGATACTTCCTTCCCCTAGCGTGAGCGGCATCGGAATCTGTCGCACCGGGTAGGTACGTTGTCGGCATGAGAACCGACATACGAAGCACCCGCCAAAGCGTGGTACCACCCAGTGGACCGGTCGGACGGCACACCATCGAGGACGGCCGAGGGGACCAAGCCGTCGCACTGCTCGCGGCACTCGGGATCGAGGCCCGGCTCGTCGACCGTTGCCCATTGCCGTCGTGCGAGGTCTGCACGTCACCCGCCGACCAGGCGGCCGCCTAGTGGTGCGTCGTCCAATTGGTGACCTCGGCTCTGGACCGCCGGGTGGCCGACGCCGCAAACCGGGGACGGCCACACAAACGCTGTCTCCCGCTCGGCGGGGGACCGGCGAGCGGTCGCCCTGCGACCCGAGTCGAGGGGGCCCCACCATCCCCAAGCTGTCAGGCGAGCGCCCGACCGGCAGGGCGTCGCCGGTCAGGCCGGGACCAACGCAGCAAGGGCGGTGAGCTGCCTGGCAACCGACTCGAACGAGCCGCCACCGCTCGACACCCTCCGGCGCACCGACGTCTCGACATCGAGCAGCGTGACGTCACCCGGCTCGAAGGCCTCGTGGGTGACTGCCAGCTCGTCCGGTGTCACGTCCGCCAGGGTGCGCTGCTGCGTCATCAGCCTGGCGACGAGCCCTCCGACGACCTGGTGGGCCGTCCGAAACGCCACGCCGCGAGACACGAGGATCTCGGCGAGATCGAGCGCCAGCACCCACGACGAGGGTGGAGGGGGACGGAACTCGGCCCCGGACAGCAGCTCGGCCATGGCGCGCAGCGCGCCACGCACGGCGTCGTCGGCGCGGAAGACCGCGGCCTTGTCTTCCTGTAGATCGCGGTTGTAGGCCAGCGGCAGCCCCTTCTGGATGGCGAGGAGTGTCACGACGTCGCCCGTCACGGCGGCGGCCTTGCCCCTCGTGAGCTCGGCGATGTCGGCGTTCTTCTTGTGCGGCAGGGCGGACGAGCCGGTCGTGTGCCTGTCGGAGAACGACACCCACCCGAACTCGGTCGTGCTCCACAAGACGAGTTCCTCCGCCATGCGAGAAAGGTGGGCCATCGTCTGAGCGCAGCAGAATGCGTACTCGGCGGCGAAGTCACGCGACCCGACCGCGTCGAGGGAGTTGGCGAACACGACCTCGAAGCCGAGGTGGCGCGCCGCCGCGGCCGGATCGAGAGGAAGGCTGCTGCCGGCTGAAGCGCCGGCGCCGAGCGGCGAGACGGCGATTCGCTCGCGAGCCCGCCGGAACCGGTCCACGTCGCGAATCAGCATCCACCCGTACGCCAGCAGATGATGCGCCAGCGGGATCGCTTGAGCCTGCTGGAGGTGGGTGTAGGAAGCGACCACCGTCCTGCCTGCCTTCGCCGCCTTCGTGAGGATGACACGCACCATGTCCTCGATCTCGCGGATACGCAGGTCGACTGCGTCTCTGAGGTAGAGCCGCAGGTCGAGGCACACCTGGTCGTTACGGGAGCGCCCGGTGTGCAGCTTGCCCGCCACGGGGCCGATCAGCTCGCCGAGTCTCCGCTCGACGGCGGAGTGCACGTCCTCGTCTCCGTCGAGGAAGACGAAGGCGCCGTCACTCACCTCTGCTGCGACGGCGGCCAGACCACCCTGGATGGCCTCCGTCTCGCCCGGGGTGAGGATTCCGACCTCTCCGAGCATCGCAACGTGCGCCATCGAGCCGGCGACGTCGTGCCCCAGCAGTCTGCGATCCGAGTGATCAACCGTGAAATCCCACAGCGTCGGGTCGGGGCCCTCGGAGAACCTCCCACTCCAGAGCGTCATTCGCCTCCCCCGAGGCGCTTCTCGGCGAACGTGCGCAGCCGAAGCGACTGGAGCCTGATGAACCCGGCGGCGTCCCCCTGGTGGTACACGTCGTCTGCCTCGAACGTGACGGTTCGCTCGTCGTAGAGGCTGTCCGTGTCCGAGCGCCTGCCGTCCACGATCGCGTTGCCCTTGTAGACGGTGATCCGAGCCTCACCGTTGACGCGCTTCTGGATGTCGTCCATGAATTGCTGCAACGCCTGCCTCTCCGGGGAGAACCAGAAGCCGTTGTACACCATCTCGGCGTAACGAGGCGCCAACTCGTCGCGCAGGTGAGCCACCTCTCGATCGAGCGTCAACGACTCGACTGCCTTGTGGGCGTGGTGGAGGATCGTGCCGCCCGGCGTCTCGTAGACGCCGCGGGACTTCATCCCGACAAACCGGTTCTCGACGATGTCGATCCTGCCGACGCCTGCCCGGCCGCCGACATCGTTGAGCTTCTCCAGCAGCTCGACGGGCCCGAGCCGGACCCCGTTCACCGAGACCGGATTGCCCTCCTCGAACTCGACGGACACGGTCTCCATCACGTCGGGAGCCTCCCACGGGTCGACGGTCATCCGGAACATGCCCTTCGGAGGCGCCACCCACGGGTCCTCCAGAACGCCTCCCTCGTACGAGATGTGGAGGAGGTTGGCGTCCATGGAGTACGGCCTGTCCGGCGTGACCGGCACCGGGATGCCGTGCTCCTCGGCGTATCCGATCAAGTCGGCCCTTCCCCGCATGGCCCACTCGCGCCACGGTGCGATCACCTTGATCGTCGGGTCGAGGGCGTATGCCGCCAGCTCGAAGCGCACTTGGTCGTTGCCCTTGCCGGTCGCCCCGTGAGCGACTGCGTCGGCGCCGGTCGCCTTGACCGCCGCCATGAGCCCCTTGGCGATCACCGGCCTGGCGAGCGACGTGCCGAGGAGGTAGTAGCCCTCGTAGACCGCGGCGGCCCGCAAGGCGGGGAACACGAAGTCGCGGACGAACTCCTCGCGCAGGTCGTCTGTGACGGCGTCGACGGCACCGGTCGCCAAGGCCTTGTCGTGCGCCTCGAGGACCTCGTCGCCCTGGCCGACATCGGCGGTGTATGCCACCACCTCGGCGCCGTACTCCTCCTTGATCCAGCGGAGGATCACGGACGTGTCGAGGCCCCCGCTGTATGCCAGCACGACCCGCTTCACGTCGCTGCGTGCCATCACCCGGCTCCCATCTGCTCGAGGCGCTTGGCCACGGCCCCTCCACCGGCGTCCTCCGAGGCAACGATCACCAAGGTGTCGTCCCCTGCGACGGTGCCCAAGATGCCGCGTATCGCCGCTCCGTCGATCGTGCTCGCCACGAAGTGGGCCGCGCCGGGAGGTGTGCGGAGCACGACCAGGTTCCCGGAGACCGAGATCGACTCGACGAAGTCGACGAGTGCCCTGCCTGCCGAGCGCTCCTCGTGCGTGAGCGCGTAGCGCTCGTCGTCGATGACGTACGTGGTGTGCCCGTTCGCTTTCCTCTCCTTGACCGCTCCGAGGGCATCGAGGTCACGCGAGACCGTTGCCTGGGTCACCGGGTAGCCGGCGTCTGCGAGGAGCTGCACGAGCTGCTGCTGGCTGGCGATCTCCTCGCCGTCGATGAGCCTGCGAACCAGTCGGCGGCGGGTGGCGGCGCTCGGGGTCACGCCACGAGCTCCTTCGTGATCATCGTTCCGATGCCTTCGGGCGTGAAGATCTCGAGAAGGACGGCGTGCTGCACCCTGCCGTCGAGGATGTGGACTCTGGCGACCCCGTGCTCGATGGCGTCGATGCACGACTCCAGCTTCGGCAGCATCCCGGACGAGACGGAACCGCCGTCGAGGAGGTCGCGCAACTCGGAGACGGAGATGCGCGAGATCAGCGACCCTTCGTCGCCGAGGTCACCGTAGAGGCCCTCGACGTCTGTCAGGTAGACGAGCTTGACCGCCCCGATGGCGGTTGCCAGCGCCGCCGCGGCAGTGTCGGCGTTGAGGTTGTACGTCTGGCCGTCCTCGCCTCTCGCCAACGGAGCGACGACGGGGACGTAGCCGCGCTCCTGGAGGCTGATGACGATGCCGGGATCGACGGCGGTGACCTCGCCGACGAATCCGAGCCGCTCGTCCTTGGGCCTGGCGACGAACAGGTTGCCGTCGAGACCGTTGACACCTGCCGACACGGAGCCGTGGGAGTTGACGAGCCGCACGATGTCAGGGTTGATCTCACCGGCCAGGGTCGACTGGACGACGCGGATGGTCTCGGCGTCCGTGATGCGCAGGCCGTCGACCCATTGCGGCTCGATGCCGCGCTGGCCCATCGCCCGTGAGATCTGCGGGCCACCGCCGTGGACGATGACCGGCTTCATTCCGACATAGTGCAGCATGGCGACGTCGTCGGCGAACGACGAGCGCAGATGGTCGTCGACCATCGCCGAGCCGCCGTACTTGATGACCACCGTCGCGTTGCGGTAGGCCTTGATGAACGGGAGGGCCTCGCTGAAGATCCGAGCCTTCCCCATCGTCGATGCGATCCGCGACTTCATCGCCTGCGGGCTGCCGTGTCCTGTCGCCATGTCAGCTCCGCTCGGAGTTGAAGCGCACGTAGTCGGGCGTCAGGTCGGTGGTGAGCACCGTGGCGGCTCCGGGTCCCTGGTTCAGGTCGACGGCCACCGTGAAGTCACCCTTGGCGAGCGCCTCGACGAGAGCGTCCTCGTCGAACTCGGACGCCACGCCGTCGTACGCGACCGTCACACCTGCAAAGTCGATGCGCACGGAGTCGAGGTTCACCGGCACGGATGCCGCCCCGAGCGCCCCCACGATCCGGCCCCAGTTGGGATCGCCTCCGTGGAACGCCGACCGCACGAGGGCCGAGTCACCGATCGACCGACCGAGCGCCCTCGCCTCGCCGTCGTCCGCGGCCCCTGTCACATCGATCGTCACCACCCGCGAGGCTCCTTCGGCGTCCTCGGCGAGCTGGTGGGCCAGCTCCCGGCACACCGACGAGAGCAGTGGTGCGAGGTCCGACGACGCCAGCCTCGTCCCGGAGGCGCCCGAGGCGAGAACGACGACGGTGTCGTTCGTCGATGGGCAGCCGTCGATGTTGAGGGCGTGGAACGAGTCGTCGACGGCCGCCCGGAGAGCGATGTCGAGGTCGCCGGGTGAGACCACAGCGTCCGTGGTGAGAGCGACGATCATCGTCGCCATGTCGGGCCTCACCATCCCGGCACCCTTGGCGATGCCGCCCACGGAGACGCCCCCGATCGATGCAGAAGCCATCTTGGGAACCGTGTCGGTCGTCATGATCGCCCTGGCGGCGCCGGCGTCGGCCGCGTGCCCCGCCGACACGGTGCCGGCGGCCGCATCGATGCCTCGCATGACGAGGTCGACCGGGAGGTGACTTCCGATGGTCCCGGTGGAGGCTACGAGCACGTCGCTCGGGGCGCACCCGATCGCCGATGCCGTCCGGACAGCCATGGCGCGGGCAGCTACCTCGCCTCGCTCCCCCGTCGCCGCGTTGGCGCATCCGGAGTTGACGACGAATGCCCTGGCCGTCGGGCCGGCGCCCAGATGCTCCCTGCTGAGTCTCACCGGAGCGGCGGCGGCGCGATTGACGGTGAAGACGGCCGAGGCCACGGCCGGTTCGACGGCGGTGACGAGAGCGAGGTCCTCGACGCCTGAGGGCTTGATGCCACAGGCGACGCCTGCGGCGAGGAAGCCATGCGGAACAGTGACGCTCATGGCAGCCACCCCTCGGTTGGGAGGCCGCTGGTCTCGTCGAGGCCCAGCATGAGGTTGGCGCACTGGACTGCCTGCCCCGCAGCCCCCTTCACGAGGTTGTCGATGGCGCACATGACGATGGCGGTGCCGGTTCTGTCGAGGTGGAAGCCGAGCAACGCCCGGTTCGTGCCGACGACCCAGCGAGTCTGAGGCGGGTCGTCGATCACGGACACGAAGGCCTCGCCTGCGTACGCCTCGTCGAGGATGCTCCGCAGGGCGGCCGCGTCCCCGCCGGGCGCCGTGGCGTGGCACGTTGCGAGCAGGCCGCGCTGCATCGGGACGAGATGCGGGGTGAAGGCGACTGCCACACCCGCCATCCCGGAGTGGGCGGCGATCGCCTGCTCGATCTCGGGCCTGTGACGATGGACGCCCACCTTGTACGGTCGGACTCCCTCGGCGACGGCGCCGAATGACAAGGACTCGTCCGCCGATCTGCCGGCTCCGGTCGCGCCGGATACGGCGGACACGACGAAGGTCCCGGCGATGGCGCCCGCCCGGGCGAGCGGCGCCAGGGCGAGCGCAGCTGCCGTCGGGTAGCAGCCGGGGACTGCGACGCGGTCTGCGCCGCGGATCGACTCGCGGAACAGCTCGGGCAGACCGTACGGCCAGCGGCCGAGCTGGTCGGGCCTCGGGTGCTCTCCACCGTACGTCTCGGAGTAGCGAGCCGCCGAGTCGAGCCTGAAGTCGCTTCCGAGGTCGACCACGCGCACTCCGCGGTCGAGCAGCCCCATGGCCGGCACGGCAGACGCTCCGTGGGGCATCGCCAGGAACACGACGTCGAGGTCGGACATCGCATCGACGTCGACCGGCGAGAGGACTCGATCCCCGTTCGACAGCTGCGGATGGACCTCACGCTGGTGCTTGCCTGCGCTCGTGTTGGCTGCCAGGTAGTGCAGCTCGAGATCCGGGTGCGAGTCGACGAGCCGGATGAGCTCGCCGCCGGCGTACCCCGAGGCGCCGGCGATCCCGATGCGGTAACCCATGATGGCCGAAATATACGCATATGTGAATGATTCGGCAAGACGGGTAGACAGAAGGGCTCGAACCGAACCGCCACTACCGTTGCCGGGATGTGCCGCACCGAACGCCCCATGATGCTCGGCATCGTCGTTCTCGTCGCCGCCATCTCTGCATGCGGCACCAGCGCGACCACCACGTCCACCATTGCTGAGACGACGGCGACAACGGCCCCGACCACGGCAATCCCGACCACGTCGGCCTCGCCCACCACCACGGCGGGCGAGGAGACCACGACGACCGCCGGGGCGACGTCGACCTCTACCCCCGGACCGACGGTGATCGAGGTCTCGGTCGCGGGTGGCGAGGTCGCAGGGCCCGGGCAGGTCGAGGTCTCGCTCGGCAGCGATGTCGTGCTGCGGGTCACGAGCGACGTCGCCGACGAGGTCCACCTGCACGGCTACGACGTCTTCGCCGACGTCGAGGCGGGCGGCACCGTCGAGCTGTCGTTCACGGCGGACCGCGAGGGCATCTTCGAGGTGGAGCTCGAAGATGCCAGGCTCCCCTTGCTCGAGATCATCGTGCGATGATCCGACGCCTGTCGGTCCTCGGCTTCGTGGTGGCGGCGGTGACGGCGGTCGGGACGACGCCGGCGCACGCCCATGGCATCGGAGGCCGAGAGGACCTGCCCGTCCCGCTCGAGCTGTTCATCGTCGGGGCCGGTCTCGCAATCGTCGTCTCGTTCCTCGTCGTCGCCTCGAGATGGACGACGCCGCGGATGCAGGACGGTCCGTTCGACCGGTCGTCGCGCCTGACGGTCCTCGGCGCCCTGCCGCCCCTGCTGAAGCTGATCGGCCTCGTCGGCTTGGCCCTGGTGCTGCTCGGCGGAATCATCGACGGCACCGAGAGCCGCAACAACATCGGACCTGTGCTCGTCTTCGTGTTCTTCTGGCTGGTCGTGCCGTACCTGGCTGTGGTGCTCGGCGACCTGTGGCCGTACGCCAGCCCGTTCCGCAGCATCGCCAGGTGGGCCAACGGAGACAGGCAGGAGCGACCGGACCTGCTGGCCGACTTCGGCGTGTGGCCTGCAACGGTCGCGTTCGTGGCGTTCACTTGGCTCGAGCTGGTGTCACCGGACAACGTCTTCCCGCGGACGCTCGCCATCGCGGCGATCGTCTACACGCTGTACGTGCTCGTGATCACGGCGGTGGCGGGTGTCGAGACGGGACTCAGGATCGGTGAGGCGTTCGCGACCTACAACCGGCTGATCGGCTCGATCGCCCCGATCGCGGTCGAGCGCGGCGAGCACGGCGTCCGCGTCGTGCACCGCGGCTGGTTGAGAGCGCTCCCGGCGTTGCCCGAAGGCAAGGGCGTCGCCGCATTCACCGTCGCCATGATCGGCACCGTCACGTATGACGGGGCATCGTCT is part of the Acidimicrobiia bacterium genome and encodes:
- a CDS encoding argininosuccinate synthase, encoding MARSDVKRVVLAYSGGLDTSVILRWIKEEYGAEVVAYTADVGQGDEVLEAHDKALATGAVDAVTDDLREEFVRDFVFPALRAAAVYEGYYLLGTSLARPVIAKGLMAAVKATGADAVAHGATGKGNDQVRFELAAYALDPTIKVIAPWREWAMRGRADLIGYAEEHGIPVPVTPDRPYSMDANLLHISYEGGVLEDPWVAPPKGMFRMTVDPWEAPDVMETVSVEFEEGNPVSVNGVRLGPVELLEKLNDVGGRAGVGRIDIVENRFVGMKSRGVYETPGGTILHHAHKAVESLTLDREVAHLRDELAPRYAEMVYNGFWFSPERQALQQFMDDIQKRVNGEARITVYKGNAIVDGRRSDTDSLYDERTVTFEADDVYHQGDAAGFIRLQSLRLRTFAEKRLGGGE
- the uppS gene encoding polyprenyl diphosphate synthase, with translation MARTRDILTKPLYRLYEARLVADLDKGKLPRHIGVILDGHRRYARVEGLPDYRASYRVGTDKLIEFIHWTRELDVPAVTCWLLSKENLGRDTGELDTLFEVFVELFERMPSAIGDHDVSVRFIGSLDLVPRDVAAAAKRLEEECSGGKRRITLALGYGGRQEIVDATRDLVTKLAAEGIAADAIADHIDADTLAKHMYTADLPDPDLVIRTSGEARLSGFLLWQSAYAEYSFVDVFWPQFRRVDFLRALRDFTRRERRFGR
- a CDS encoding hemolysin III family protein; protein product: MEEARLKLGRMENPVRGFLHGTAAVAALVATIALMLRATTVTGMLAGLVFGIGLVAVYVTSSLYHSIPWGPRNKVRMQRADHAMIFVLIAGTYTPVAAALGGRLALLTLLVAWSIAITGILQHLAFPRHDQRLSIALATTMGWLAVAILWPMAQAGGPAAVILIAVGGVFYTVGMVFMVTRRPRLWPRVFSAHELFHVFVIVGSTCHFAANYRYFLPLA
- the argH gene encoding argininosuccinate lyase produces the protein MTLWSGRFSEGPDPTLWDFTVDHSDRRLLGHDVAGSMAHVAMLGEVGILTPGETEAIQGGLAAVAAEVSDGAFVFLDGDEDVHSAVERRLGELIGPVAGKLHTGRSRNDQVCLDLRLYLRDAVDLRIREIEDMVRVILTKAAKAGRTVVASYTHLQQAQAIPLAHHLLAYGWMLIRDVDRFRRARERIAVSPLGAGASAGSSLPLDPAAAARHLGFEVVFANSLDAVGSRDFAAEYAFCCAQTMAHLSRMAEELVLWSTTEFGWVSFSDRHTTGSSALPHKKNADIAELTRGKAAAVTGDVVTLLAIQKGLPLAYNRDLQEDKAAVFRADDAVRGALRAMAELLSGAEFRPPPPSSWVLALDLAEILVSRGVAFRTAHQVVGGLVARLMTQQRTLADVTPDELAVTHEAFEPGDVTLLDVETSVRRRVSSGGGSFESVARQLTALAALVPA
- the argB gene encoding acetylglutamate kinase — encoded protein: MATGHGSPQAMKSRIASTMGKARIFSEALPFIKAYRNATVVIKYGGSAMVDDHLRSSFADDVAMLHYVGMKPVIVHGGGPQISRAMGQRGIEPQWVDGLRITDAETIRVVQSTLAGEINPDIVRLVNSHGSVSAGVNGLDGNLFVARPKDERLGFVGEVTAVDPGIVISLQERGYVPVVAPLARGEDGQTYNLNADTAAAALATAIGAVKLVYLTDVEGLYGDLGDEGSLISRISVSELRDLLDGGSVSSGMLPKLESCIDAIEHGVARVHILDGRVQHAVLLEIFTPEGIGTMITKELVA
- the argC gene encoding N-acetyl-gamma-glutamyl-phosphate reductase, whose protein sequence is MGYRIGIAGASGYAGGELIRLVDSHPDLELHYLAANTSAGKHQREVHPQLSNGDRVLSPVDVDAMSDLDVVFLAMPHGASAVPAMGLLDRGVRVVDLGSDFRLDSAARYSETYGGEHPRPDQLGRWPYGLPELFRESIRGADRVAVPGCYPTAAALALAPLARAGAIAGTFVVSAVSGATGAGRSADESLSFGAVAEGVRPYKVGVHRHRPEIEQAIAAHSGMAGVAVAFTPHLVPMQRGLLATCHATAPGGDAAALRSILDEAYAGEAFVSVIDDPPQTRWVVGTNRALLGFHLDRTGTAIVMCAIDNLVKGAAGQAVQCANLMLGLDETSGLPTEGWLP
- the argJ gene encoding bifunctional glutamate N-acetyltransferase/amino-acid acetyltransferase ArgJ; the protein is MSVTVPHGFLAAGVACGIKPSGVEDLALVTAVEPAVASAVFTVNRAAAAPVRLSREHLGAGPTARAFVVNSGCANAATGERGEVAARAMAVRTASAIGCAPSDVLVASTGTIGSHLPVDLVMRGIDAAAGTVSAGHAADAGAARAIMTTDTVPKMASASIGGVSVGGIAKGAGMVRPDMATMIVALTTDAVVSPGDLDIALRAAVDDSFHALNIDGCPSTNDTVVVLASGASGTRLASSDLAPLLSSVCRELAHQLAEDAEGASRVVTIDVTGAADDGEARALGRSIGDSALVRSAFHGGDPNWGRIVGALGAASVPVNLDSVRIDFAGVTVAYDGVASEFDEDALVEALAKGDFTVAVDLNQGPGAATVLTTDLTPDYVRFNSERS
- the argR gene encoding arginine repressor produces the protein MTPSAATRRRLVRRLIDGEEIASQQQLVQLLADAGYPVTQATVSRDLDALGAVKERKANGHTTYVIDDERYALTHEERSAGRALVDFVESISVSGNLVVLRTPPGAAHFVASTIDGAAIRGILGTVAGDDTLVIVASEDAGGGAVAKRLEQMGAG